In Streptomyces capitiformicae, one genomic interval encodes:
- a CDS encoding extracellular catalytic domain type 1 short-chain-length polyhydroxyalkanoate depolymerase: MSRKSKKRSVRDVLVALLMAISPLIAALGLTGTSATTASAASLTEVTNFGSNPGNLRMYVYKPDSAPARPAVLVAVHYCTGTGPTFYSNTEFARLADQHGFIVVYPDANVSGQCFDVSSPQALKHDGGSDPTSIAQMVRYTVQNMNADAGRVYVTGASSGAMTTNVMLGAYPDLFKAGAAFSGVPFGCFATTDGSGWNSDCATGKISKTPQEWGDLVRNAYPGYTGPRPRMQLWHGTEDDALYYANFGEEIKQWTNVLGVSQTPVFTDSPQSNWTRTRYGSAGAQAPVEANSFQGVGHSLPESGMAARAIAFFGLDGSGGTTTGPVRATGSGKCLDVPGFSQTNGTQTQIWDCNGGTNQPRSARRTAPPCPPQRSPSRTPTPVSSTSPSACATAQRWHGMWNSSEAPYPGSSGTTSDAEG; the protein is encoded by the coding sequence ATGTCCCGGAAGTCCAAAAAGAGAAGCGTCAGAGATGTACTGGTAGCACTGCTGATGGCGATCTCGCCGCTGATAGCGGCGCTCGGACTGACCGGCACCTCGGCCACCACCGCGTCGGCCGCGTCACTGACCGAGGTGACCAACTTCGGCAGCAACCCCGGAAACCTGCGGATGTACGTCTACAAGCCTGACAGCGCTCCGGCACGCCCGGCGGTGCTGGTGGCAGTGCACTACTGCACCGGCACGGGGCCCACCTTCTACTCCAACACGGAGTTCGCCCGCCTGGCCGACCAGCACGGGTTCATCGTCGTCTACCCGGACGCGAACGTCAGCGGGCAGTGCTTCGACGTCTCCTCGCCCCAGGCGCTCAAGCACGACGGGGGCAGCGACCCCACGAGCATCGCCCAGATGGTCCGGTACACCGTGCAGAACATGAACGCCGACGCCGGCCGGGTCTACGTCACCGGCGCCTCGTCCGGCGCGATGACGACCAATGTCATGCTCGGCGCGTACCCCGACCTGTTCAAGGCCGGGGCGGCGTTCAGCGGAGTGCCGTTCGGCTGCTTCGCCACCACCGACGGCTCCGGCTGGAACAGCGACTGCGCCACCGGCAAGATCAGCAAGACCCCGCAGGAGTGGGGTGACCTCGTCCGGAATGCCTATCCGGGGTACACGGGCCCCCGGCCGCGGATGCAGCTGTGGCACGGTACCGAGGACGACGCGCTGTACTACGCGAACTTCGGTGAAGAGATCAAGCAGTGGACCAACGTGCTCGGGGTGAGCCAGACCCCGGTCTTCACCGACTCCCCGCAGTCCAACTGGACCCGCACCCGCTACGGCTCCGCCGGCGCGCAGGCACCGGTCGAGGCGAACAGCTTCCAGGGTGTCGGGCACAGCCTGCCCGAAAGCGGCATGGCGGCCCGGGCCATCGCATTCTTCGGACTCGACGGCTCCGGCGGTACCACCACGGGTCCGGTCCGCGCCACCGGTTCCGGCAAGTGCCTTGACGTGCCCGGCTTTTCGCAGACCAACGGCACCCAGACGCAGATCTGGGACTGCAACGGCGGCACGAACCAGCCCAGATCTGCGAGGCGCACGGCACCACCCTGCCCGCCGCAGCGATCGCCTTCCCGCACACCCACCCCAGTATCATCAACGTCACCCTCGGCATGCGCGACCGCGCAGAGGTGGCACGGAATGTGGAACTCCAGCGAAGCGCCGTACCCCGGGAGCTCTGGGACGACCTCAGATGCCGAGGGCTGA
- a CDS encoding RICIN domain-containing protein: MKPVTSAIGKLSAVIAMALPAALLTSITTPTPASAATQATYYVSPDGNDANAGTITAPFKTLQRARDVVRTVNDDMTGDINVYLRGGNYRVSSTIDFTPADSGTNGHRVVYAAYQDEKPVLNGGVKVTGWTQHSGNIWKAPLNRDNKLRALYVNDKRAQMASKTITSAGCYGTYTVTAGQAPWAWESGSHCDGAKYSPADLPAVASNQDDVEIKSATTWTTAIVGVRQITTSSDGANRVALFQQPGAAIAQGPPNGNFNPGGTHTLMNAYEFLDQPGEFFFDKTNHLVYYYKSSSEDMTSAQVFAPDNVSTLIKIAGTSTTNHARNITFSGLTVEHSDWNLTNVAGSVFRQGQQGNAGSKVYARKNFHAYTYRNVDLPPGIIQIENADGIVLRRNTVRHTGADGIHMVNDVTDSQLTGNVTNDIAGSAVTVGHPQHVYVGDYTSTNNEKYPVNVEGVCKNISITNNYLYDSAVLFQGSNPVSAYFVEALSVQHNRIEKSPWAGITLGWGWWNFDGSANSIRPGVPTTTAKNNTIRYNEIVDTMQVLSDAGPIYTLGSQPGTEISDNHIQGVPAGHKYGLHPDEGSAYINYHDNVLDVDKDLRSTIHSGTWGRQHDLSITNTYGTVNKIFDKRVPNSTIEDVRAYADNVWPSPAYNIAVNAGLEDAYKDIVPRSSLGLQDYALPASTFTGKGVSSIPVRSIGDGTRTLWLAPSGTTTFAVGPTMTKAAGTATTITVPPTVGDYRLYVVDAQGSASAASKSLVRQRWAYVDDKDSSLTYSSGWSNWNDSQDFRGSERFTSRAGDYVQYSFTGTGIRYLSMKQPNMGKVDVYIDGALAQSGIDAYASTVTKQVPLFEKTDLAAGPHTIKVVCTGTKNASSSNTVCALDAFASIAFPAKNAFYKVLNKNGGKAIDVSGGSLSAGANVVQWNDTGAQNQRWRWVAVGDGSYEIVNQNSGLPLGVTSGSTADGATITQQTANNSADQRWTLIAAGNGYYKIRNVNSGKLLSVSGSSTTAGAQLVQTTDTNADSQLWRAVNVD, encoded by the coding sequence ATGAAGCCCGTCACCTCCGCCATCGGCAAGTTGTCAGCAGTGATCGCGATGGCTCTCCCCGCCGCGCTGCTGACATCCATCACGACGCCGACCCCGGCCTCGGCCGCGACCCAGGCGACGTACTACGTCAGCCCCGACGGCAACGACGCCAACGCCGGGACGATCACCGCGCCGTTCAAGACCCTGCAGCGCGCACGGGACGTCGTGCGCACGGTCAACGACGACATGACCGGAGACATCAACGTCTATCTCCGCGGTGGCAACTACCGGGTGAGCAGCACGATCGACTTCACGCCGGCCGACTCCGGAACGAACGGCCACCGTGTCGTGTACGCCGCCTACCAGGACGAGAAGCCCGTCCTGAACGGGGGTGTCAAGGTGACCGGCTGGACACAGCACAGCGGGAACATCTGGAAGGCCCCGCTGAACCGCGACAACAAGCTCCGCGCGCTCTACGTCAACGACAAGCGCGCCCAGATGGCCTCGAAGACGATCACCTCGGCCGGATGCTACGGCACCTACACCGTCACGGCCGGTCAGGCTCCCTGGGCCTGGGAGTCGGGTTCGCATTGCGACGGAGCCAAGTACAGCCCCGCCGATCTGCCCGCGGTAGCCTCCAACCAGGACGACGTCGAGATCAAGTCGGCGACGACCTGGACCACGGCCATCGTGGGAGTCCGTCAGATCACCACGAGCTCGGACGGAGCCAATCGCGTGGCTCTGTTCCAGCAGCCGGGAGCTGCCATCGCCCAGGGTCCGCCGAACGGCAACTTCAACCCCGGCGGCACCCACACCCTCATGAACGCCTACGAGTTCCTGGACCAGCCGGGCGAGTTCTTCTTCGACAAGACCAACCACCTCGTCTACTACTACAAGTCCAGCTCGGAGGACATGACGTCGGCGCAGGTGTTCGCGCCGGACAACGTGTCCACCCTCATCAAGATCGCCGGCACGTCCACGACCAACCACGCGCGGAACATCACGTTCTCCGGGCTCACCGTCGAACACTCCGACTGGAACCTGACCAACGTCGCGGGCTCCGTCTTCCGGCAGGGCCAGCAGGGCAACGCCGGCTCGAAGGTGTACGCGAGGAAGAACTTCCACGCCTACACCTATCGCAACGTCGACCTGCCGCCGGGAATCATCCAGATCGAGAACGCCGACGGAATCGTCCTGCGGCGCAACACGGTGCGGCACACCGGCGCCGACGGAATCCACATGGTCAACGACGTGACGGACTCGCAGCTGACCGGCAACGTCACGAATGACATAGCCGGATCCGCCGTGACCGTGGGGCACCCCCAGCACGTGTACGTCGGGGACTACACCTCGACCAACAACGAGAAGTACCCGGTGAACGTCGAGGGAGTCTGCAAGAACATCTCGATCACGAACAACTACCTCTACGACAGCGCGGTGTTGTTCCAGGGGTCCAACCCCGTGTCGGCGTACTTCGTCGAAGCACTGTCCGTGCAGCACAACCGGATCGAGAAGTCCCCGTGGGCGGGCATCACCCTCGGCTGGGGATGGTGGAACTTCGACGGCTCGGCGAACTCGATCCGACCCGGCGTGCCGACCACCACGGCGAAGAACAACACCATCAGGTACAACGAGATCGTCGACACGATGCAAGTGCTCAGCGACGCCGGACCCATCTACACGCTGGGCAGCCAGCCGGGAACCGAGATCAGCGACAACCACATCCAGGGTGTTCCGGCCGGCCACAAGTACGGACTCCACCCCGATGAAGGCTCCGCCTACATCAACTACCACGACAATGTGCTCGACGTGGACAAGGACCTCAGATCCACCATTCACTCCGGCACGTGGGGCCGGCAGCACGACCTGAGCATCACCAACACCTACGGCACCGTCAACAAGATCTTCGACAAGAGGGTCCCGAACAGCACCATCGAGGACGTGCGCGCGTACGCGGACAACGTGTGGCCGTCACCGGCGTACAACATCGCCGTGAACGCGGGCCTGGAGGACGCCTACAAGGACATCGTCCCCCGGAGCAGCCTCGGCCTGCAGGACTACGCCCTGCCCGCGAGCACGTTCACCGGCAAGGGCGTGTCGTCCATTCCCGTCCGCAGCATCGGTGACGGGACCAGGACTCTCTGGCTGGCTCCCTCCGGTACGACGACGTTCGCCGTCGGCCCCACCATGACGAAGGCAGCCGGAACCGCGACGACCATCACTGTCCCGCCGACGGTCGGCGACTACCGCCTCTACGTCGTGGACGCCCAGGGGAGCGCATCGGCCGCGTCGAAGTCGCTCGTGCGGCAGCGATGGGCCTACGTCGACGACAAGGACTCCTCTCTCACCTACTCCTCCGGCTGGTCGAACTGGAACGACTCGCAGGACTTCAGGGGATCCGAGAGGTTCACCAGCAGGGCGGGCGACTACGTCCAGTACTCGTTCACCGGCACGGGCATTCGCTACCTGAGCATGAAGCAGCCGAACATGGGCAAGGTCGACGTCTACATCGACGGCGCCCTGGCGCAGTCGGGCATCGACGCCTATGCCTCGACGGTGACGAAGCAGGTGCCGCTGTTCGAGAAGACGGATCTCGCCGCGGGTCCCCACACGATCAAGGTCGTGTGCACCGGCACGAAGAACGCGTCCTCTTCCAACACCGTCTGCGCGCTGGACGCGTTCGCCTCCATCGCCTTCCCCGCGAAGAACGCGTTCTACAAGGTCCTCAACAAGAACGGCGGCAAGGCGATCGACGTCTCGGGCGGATCGCTCTCCGCCGGGGCGAACGTCGTCCAGTGGAACGACACCGGAGCGCAGAACCAGCGCTGGCGGTGGGTCGCGGTGGGGGACGGCAGCTACGAGATCGTCAACCAGAACAGCGGTCTGCCGCTGGGCGTTACCAGCGGGTCCACCGCGGACGGCGCGACCATCACCCAGCAGACCGCCAACAACAGTGCGGACCAGCGCTGGACACTGATCGCCGCAGGAAACGGCTACTACAAGATCAGGAACGTGAACAGCGGCAAGCTGCTCTCGGTCTCCGGCTCGTCGACGACAGCAGGCGCTCAGCTCGTGCAGACGACGGACACGAACGCCGACAGCCAGCTCTGGCGAGCTGTGAACGTGGACTGA